AGTTTTATCCCAATGCCAAGGGCTACTTCGCTCAGATCACCTTCAACGACCGCGTCACCACCGGCCTCCTCGCCGTCCTGCGCGATGCCGCCAATCGCGCCAACGGTTTCCAGTGGCTCGACGACGAGCATGCCGCCAAGGCCCGCGCCTCCGTCAAGCGCGGAGAGGACTGCATCCTCGCCTGTCAGTTCACCGCCAACGACGGCACGCTTCGCGCATGGGGCCAGCAGCACGACGAAAAAACCCTCAAGCCCGCCAAGGGTCGCGCCTACGAACTCCCCAGCCTCTGCTCGCAGGACACCGCCGAGATTTGCACCTATCTCATGCGCATCGAAAACCCAGCTCCCGGAATCATACGTTCCATCCAGGCCGGCATAAAGTGGCTCGACGACGCCAAGATCGAGGGCCTCCGCTACGAGGAGTTCGAATCGACTCCCGCCGAGTTTTCCCGCCATAAGACCAGCCTGGACCGCCGTGTCGTCCCCGATCCCACCGCGCCCGTCATCTGGGCCCGGATGTATGATCTGGATACAAACCTGCCCACCTTCTGTGGCCGCAACGGCGTGAAGGTGAAAACCTTCGCTGAGGTCGACCGCGACCGCCGCACCGGCTACAACTGGTATGGTTTCTGGCCCGCCGACGTCCTCGCCAAGGATTATCCCGCCTGGCTGAAAAAGAACAATCAGAAGGACATTCGTATCGGGAAATAAAACAATCAACCTCATTCCGTATTCATATCGCTCCTTCCGATTTTCCCCCGAATGGGCTAAGGAAAGAATAAGGAGGCGTAAGAAAACGGAAACGATGGCAGATTTCTTCATTCTCAATATTCACAATGATATGAAAATTTTTCACATCCTCCTCGCCGTCCTCGCACTCGCCGATGCCGGTCTTTCCGCCGCGACCGAGGCCGGCATCGAGCCCATCGACATCTCCGGCTTCCGCGACAGTTCGAACCACTGGCGCAACATCAGAAACGACGGCTATTTCATCCAGGCCACTTCGAAGGACCAGCCTCATTACGACAAAAAACAGGTGCGCGAAATCGCCGCCAACATCCTCCTTTTCCAGCGTGCCAATGGCGGCTGGCCCAAGGACTACGACATGTGCGCCGTCCTGACCCGCGACCAAGCCGAGAAAGTCGCCGCCACGCGCAACAAAACCGACACCTCCTTCGACAACCACGGCACGCATCCGCAGATTGCCTATCTCGCAAAAGTATATGAAGCCACGAGGGAGGATGCTTATCGCAAGGCCTGTGAGCGCGGCATCGACTTCATCCTCTCAGCCCAATATAAAAACGGCGGCATCCCGCAGCGTTATCCAGGCAAGAACGCCATCGGCGTCCTCGTCACGCTCAATGACGGCGTCATGGGCGGCGTGCTCGGTGTGTATCGCGACGCCGCGCGCGGCCAAGACGGATTTTCATGGCTCGACAACAAGCGTCGCGAAAAATGCCGCGCCGCCTTCGACAAAGGTGTCGCCTGTCTCCTCGCCATGCAAAACCGCAACAAGCAGGGCGTGTTGCAAGGCTGGGGCCAGCAATATAACCAGAACACGCTCAAGCCCGCCCTCGGACGCCCCTTCGAGCACCC
This genomic stretch from Termitidicoccus mucosus harbors:
- the pelA gene encoding pectate lyase encodes the protein MKKNSSIPGLIVSVAVAAAVTFAGCSKSRKPEPIGVDAFWDAAHHWRDVGGPGKIVMPRPDHPSYKPEQVREIVANILLYQRDGGGWPKNYDMLAILTDEEKAAVAATRDRADATFDNETTHPQVAYLAKAYNQLKDPACRDACLRGLDYMIAAQNPSGGWPQFYPNAKGYFAQITFNDRVTTGLLAVLRDAANRANGFQWLDDEHAAKARASVKRGEDCILACQFTANDGTLRAWGQQHDEKTLKPAKGRAYELPSLCSQDTAEICTYLMRIENPAPGIIRSIQAGIKWLDDAKIEGLRYEEFESTPAEFSRHKTSLDRRVVPDPTAPVIWARMYDLDTNLPTFCGRNGVKVKTFAEVDRDRRTGYNWYGFWPADVLAKDYPAWLKKNNQKDIRIGK
- the pelA gene encoding pectate lyase, with product MKIFHILLAVLALADAGLSAATEAGIEPIDISGFRDSSNHWRNIRNDGYFIQATSKDQPHYDKKQVREIAANILLFQRANGGWPKDYDMCAVLTRDQAEKVAATRNKTDTSFDNHGTHPQIAYLAKVYEATREDAYRKACERGIDFILSAQYKNGGIPQRYPGKNAIGVLVTLNDGVMGGVLGVYRDAARGQDGFSWLDNKRREKCRAAFDKGVACLLAMQNRNKQGVLQGWGQQYNQNTLKPALGRPFEHPCNAPGETCDVLDILMRIEKPSPEIVAAVKSAVAWLDKVKLTGIRVEKVAAEENVSNRKTSKTDTIVVQDPSATEPLWGRMYELETDRVLYSDRSGAIKYSLAEIDRERRSGSNWFVTGPHKIIERAYPAWMEKNNIK